The genomic DNA CCAGCGGGGAGAGTCAGGTCGCCTTTGTAGCCGATTTTCTTGATGTTCGCCTCCACAGCGAGGCTGTCGGTACGGCTTTTGACAAACTCACCGATGACCCGGCGGATCTCCTGCTCCTTGATCAGCTGAACCTCGGCGCTATCGCCAAAACGCGACTGCACCGAGACGAGAGAAACAGCGAGCATTATGACGAGCAGCAAGTTACGCATCAGATTCGCCTGAGCTACCGTTTGAGGTTGTTGGCCTGCTGCAGCATCTCATCAGCAGCCTGGACCGCCTTGGAATTGGTTTCATAGGCGCGCTGGCCAATGATCATCTGGACCATCTCTTCCATGACGCTGACATTGCTCATCTCAAGGAACCCCTGGGCAAGGGTACCGACGCCGTTCTGCCCGGCGGTCCCGGTTGTGGCCGCACCTGAGGCGTCAGTGTTCACAAAGAGGTTTTTCCCCAAGCTTGACAGCCCGGTTGGATTGGAAAACGTTGCCAGCTGGATGGTGCCGACATTGGTCGGGGTGTTCTGGCCGGACTGCATGACCGATACTGTCCCGTCGTTACCGATCGTAATCTGGGTGGCATTGTTAGGGACAACAATCTCCGGCGTCATCGGATAGCCATCCGAGGTAACAACCCGACCCTGACTGTCCTTTTTCCATGTGCCTGAGCGGGTGTAAGCAGTAGAGCCGTCCGGCATCTGCACCTGGAAGAACCCTTCTCCTTCGATGGCGATGTCGAGCTCATTGCCGGTCTGGTTGACATTGCCAGGGGTAAACAGCTTGGTTACTGCCGCCACCTTGGTGCCGAGGCCGATCTGGATACCAGAGGGGATCTGGGTGGTATTGGTCGAAGGAGCCCCGGTTGTTTTGAGGTTCTGGTACATGAGATCCTGGAAATCCGCCCGGCTCTTCTTGAAGCCGGCCGTATTCACGTTGGCGAGGTTGTTGGCAACCACATCGATATTGGTCTGCTGGGCCTGCATGCCTGATGCTGCTGTCCACAGTGCGCGTATCATAAAAAAACCTCCTTAAACTTTACCCAGGTCGTTTGCGGCCTTTGCTGTCATATCATCAAAGCTCTTCACCACCTTGGTGCAGGCCTCAAAGTATCGTGAATTTTCAATCAGCATGACCATTTCCGAGATGGTGCTGACATTGGCGCCTTCCAGTGCCCCCTGGCTGATTACGGCATTAGTGGCGGGCTCCGGTGCCACCTGCGGGTCTGCCGGCACAAACAGTGCGCTCCCTACCTTCTGCAGCGCATACGGCTGGGGGAAATCAACCACCTGCAATGTCCCGACGGTCACCGGAGTGGTTTCTCCCGGGAGATAAGCTGAAACAGTCCCATCACTGCCGATAGTTATCTGGGTGGCGTTGTTGGGGATCACCACTTCCGGGGAAAGCGCATTGCCGTCTGCTGTCACAAGCCGCCCGGAAACATCCATCCGGAAATTTCCCTGCCTGGTGTATGCCGGGCCATTGGGGGTGGTGACAGCAAAGAAACCGTCCCCTTCAATGGCGATGTCAAGGACATTGCCAGTCTGCTGGATCGTCCCTGTTGAAAAATCGGTATAAAACCGGTCACCGGAGAATACCGGTGTTGCATCCCCACCGGCAGGCGGATTCACGGCGGATTCGCTTGCCTGCTTGAGTTGCGACTCAAAGGCAAGCCGGTCTTTTTTGAAGCCGGGAGT from Geoanaerobacter pelophilus includes the following:
- the flgG gene encoding flagellar basal-body rod protein FlgG, whose amino-acid sequence is MIRALWTAASGMQAQQTNIDVVANNLANVNTAGFKKSRADFQDLMYQNLKTTGAPSTNTTQIPSGIQIGLGTKVAAVTKLFTPGNVNQTGNELDIAIEGEGFFQVQMPDGSTAYTRSGTWKKDSQGRVVTSDGYPMTPEIVVPNNATQITIGNDGTVSVMQSGQNTPTNVGTIQLATFSNPTGLSSLGKNLFVNTDASGAATTGTAGQNGVGTLAQGFLEMSNVSVMEEMVQMIIGQRAYETNSKAVQAADEMLQQANNLKR
- the flgF gene encoding flagellar basal-body rod protein FlgF; amino-acid sequence: MNSGLYAALSGSINSMKRLDIISNNIANANTPGFKKDRLAFESQLKQASESAVNPPAGGDATPVFSGDRFYTDFSTGTIQQTGNVLDIAIEGDGFFAVTTPNGPAYTRQGNFRMDVSGRLVTADGNALSPEVVIPNNATQITIGSDGTVSAYLPGETTPVTVGTLQVVDFPQPYALQKVGSALFVPADPQVAPEPATNAVISQGALEGANVSTISEMVMLIENSRYFEACTKVVKSFDDMTAKAANDLGKV